A single genomic interval of Salvelinus namaycush isolate Seneca chromosome 41, SaNama_1.0, whole genome shotgun sequence harbors:
- the LOC120034553 gene encoding intercellular adhesion molecule 2-like — protein sequence MMKGLYGFLTLGVLVFTGGPTHASFPLELNPPRVVVRYGDSVSVNCSTSSTDHEGMGWEATFGGTGFEQDVNVVTWTVDNLTDWTIEPTCYITLNDGEQPSKVLPVILYKTPDSVFISVLSHSGPMVEGTEYQLQCDIQNIAPLQNLVVKWYKGNELLDNVTYSNVSKTPVDVSATLMISPSRHDDGAQYRCRAELDLGPEGPQPPLIMTSEPLDFTVFYPPTFSRPEAETLDIRVGEEITLNCTATGRPTPLYSWQSSHLQEALFTPPSEVPGTYTCTASNQIGKISRTFTVNPKPKGGRTTLWAIIGSGLGLSFVVVIVYVVVKHRAGHNSII from the exons ATGATGAAAGGACTTTATGGATTTCTGACACTCGGTGTGTTGGTGTTTACAG GTGGTCCTACACATGCCTCCTTTCCTCTTGAGCTCAACCCTCCCAGAGTGGTGGTGAGATATGGAGACTCAGTCTCAGTCAACTGCAGCACATCATCCACAGACCATGAGGGGATGGGCTGGGAGGCCACATTCGGAGGTACAGGTTTTGAACAAGATGTCAACGTTGTCACCTGGACTGTGGATAACCTTACTGATTGGACAATAGAACCTACATGCTACATCACTCTCAATGATGGCGAACAACCCTCAAAAGTACTTCCAGTCATTCTCTACA AGACTCCAGACAGCGTCTTCATCTCTGTTCTGAGCCACTCTGGTCCCATGGTGGAGGGGACAGAGTACCAGCTGCAGTGTGACATCCAGAACATCGCTCCTCTACAGAACCTGGTTGTGAAGTGGTACAAAGGGAATGAACTCTTAGATAATGTAACTTACAGTAACGTCAGTAAGACACCAGTGGATGTGTCAGCTACTCTGATGATCAGCCCCAGTAGACATGATGATGGAGCTCAGTATAGATGTAGAGCAGAACTGGACCTGGGGCCAGAGGGACCACAACCTCCTCTCATAATGACATCAGAACCTCTTGATTTCACTGTATTCT ACCCCCCAACCTTTTCCAGACCTGAAGCTGAGACCCTGGACATCAGAGTGGGGGAGGAAATCACCTTAAACTGCACGGCTACTGGAAGGCCCACTCCTCTGTACAGCTGGCAGTCTTCACATCTCCAAGAAGCTCTTTTCACCCCACCGTCCGAGGTCCCAGGAACCTACACCTGCACTGCCTCCAATCAGATAGGCAAGATCAGCAGGACATTCACTGTGAATCCCAAACCTAAAG GGGGCAGAACAACGCTCTGGGCTATCATAGGATCGGGCCTGGGCCTGTCCTTTGTGGTCGTGATTGTCTATGTCGTTGTCAAACACAGAGCAGGTCACAACTCCATCATCTGA